From Cystobacter fuscus DSM 2262:
CCGGCGCGCAGGGCCTCCTGGAGGCCGTAGTCCCCGCCGCGCTTCCAGGCGAGGGTGGCCTCGAACTCCTCGAGCACTTCGAAGAGGTGCTCGAAGTCACGGGCCACGAAGAGCTGGGGCTGCATGCGGGTGATGTCGTACTCGGTGTCCGCGCACTGGAGGCTCAAGGGGACCTTCTTCACCTCGGACGTGAGGCAGTGGCGGGCCTCGCCGATGCTGGAGAGCAGCCCGGCGCCATAGATGCGGGGGCTGTCCAGGGAGCCGATGAGGCCGTATTCGGCCGTCCACCAGTAGAGCCGGGAGGCGCGGGTGCTCTCGCTGACATAGCGGCGGCTCTGGTTGGCGGCGTCCAGACGAGCCTCGGCGTGGTGGATCTGCTCCGGGGTGGCGGAAGGGTCCTCCTTGACCACGCTCAGGTTGCGGATGGCCTGGAAGACGGCCTCGTCCTCCACGGTGGAGATGGCCTTGAAGCCCACGAGCCCGCAGCGCTTGAGGTATTCGGCGTAGCGCGCGTTGGCGATGATGGGGGCGTGGCCCGCGCTCTCGTGAACGATGTCCGGGGCGGGGGTGTATTGGATGTGCTCGTGGGTGCGGATGTCCGCCGCGATGGCGAGCACGCCCAGCGACTGCAGCTCGGTGAAGACAGCGGGGGGGATGAAGCCGCGCACGCTCACCGCACCCCAGCCCAGCTTGGCGAGCTGCTCGTTCATCTCATCCAGGCTGGGGATGCGCTCGGTGCCGATGCCCGTGGCTTCCAGGCCCTCGAGGTAGATGGGATGCGCCTTGCCAGCGATCTGACCGCGCAGTTGCCGGAGGATGTGCCGCCAGACGGCCTGGTCCCTGGGGGTATAGGACGCATAGTCCTGGCTCACCACGTAGCGACGCAGGTGGGCGGGCAGGCGGGCGAGGGTCCGTTCAGTGGGGGTCATCGATGTTCCTCCCGGAGGAACCAAATTTAAGGAGGAACGAAGGGGACGGAAATCCGATAAAAAACGACGTCCTAGTCGGTTTTCCGCCGTTTCGACGCGAGGCGCTGACGCAGTCCGTCGAGGACGAGCCGAGCGGTTTCGGAGTTGGAGCCGTCGGAGGAGCGCAGGGCGACGACCTCGACGGCTTGAGGCTCCTCCTCGCGCAGCAGCCAGACGGAGAGGTCCTCGGGGAAGGAGCGCAGCAGCCGGAGGTCGGGGGCGATGGCGCAGGCCTGGTAGGCGCGCAGCAGATCGAAGAGGAGGAGGAAGCTCTGCACGCGGGCCACTTCGCGCACGGAGACGTCATGGGCGTTGAAGCGGGCGCTGTTGGCGGTGCCGTAGGGATCATCGCGCTGCCAGTCGATGAAGGGCTGGCCGATCAGGTCGCGCACATGGAGCGAGCGGCGGGCGCCGTGGCGGGCGGTCAGCTCGTTGCCGGGGCCGCAGAGCACGACGAAGGGCAGGTGGAGGAGGGATTCGGCCTCGACGCCGCGGTGGGGGGGCAAGGGGGTGAAGTCCACGGCGAGGTCGAGCTGTCGGGTCTGCACCTGGCGCACGAGCTCGAAGGTGCCGCCGAAGTTGACCTCCAGTTTGATGTGGTCGCGGGCCACGTCTCCGGCGATGCCGGCGAGGAGGAAGTGGGAGAGGGTGGGGTTGAGGCCGAGTCGCAGACTCGGCTCGGTGCTGGCGAGGTCGCGCAGTCGTTTGAGATCGAGCTGGTGGAGGGGCGTCTGGGTGCCCTCGTAGAGCTTTTCGCCGCGAGTGGTGAGGTGGAGGCGGCGGCCGGGACCGCGTTCCAGGAGGGGCTGGCCGTCGGCGAGGGT
This genomic window contains:
- a CDS encoding LysR family transcriptional regulator gives rise to the protein MPPRKLPRHLVWLESFAAAVESGSLEAAAEHLGVARSVVSEHLRALEATLADGQPLLERGPGRRLHLTTRGEKLYEGTQTPLHQLDLKRLRDLASTEPSLRLGLNPTLSHFLLAGIAGDVARDHIKLEVNFGGTFELVRQVQTRQLDLAVDFTPLPPHRGVEAESLLHLPFVVLCGPGNELTARHGARRSLHVRDLIGQPFIDWQRDDPYGTANSARFNAHDVSVREVARVQSFLLLFDLLRAYQACAIAPDLRLLRSFPEDLSVWLLREEEPQAVEVVALRSSDGSNSETARLVLDGLRQRLASKRRKTD
- a CDS encoding aromatic amino acid hydroxylase; this encodes MTPTERTLARLPAHLRRYVVSQDYASYTPRDQAVWRHILRQLRGQIAGKAHPIYLEGLEATGIGTERIPSLDEMNEQLAKLGWGAVSVRGFIPPAVFTELQSLGVLAIAADIRTHEHIQYTPAPDIVHESAGHAPIIANARYAEYLKRCGLVGFKAISTVEDEAVFQAIRNLSVVKEDPSATPEQIHHAEARLDAANQSRRYVSESTRASRLYWWTAEYGLIGSLDSPRIYGAGLLSSIGEARHCLTSEVKKVPLSLQCADTEYDITRMQPQLFVARDFEHLFEVLEEFEATLAWKRGGDYGLQEALRAGTVNHLVLADGREVTARVAEMLPGLHPVAEGLSTALVRLDGPVLVSREGKAEGKPWPGLALVAFGAGALPDQGPFQLELASGLKLQGFAAGGGEVLNLRGQLDGRPVALPSVAQLFLTSHLPSVAGGPADPGTWDRWFGELNAFTEGEGEAQARAKKASALHPSLAALYREVRAQRESKSLDVRRLEQISRAASDFPEDWLLRTEIDELKAARA